The segment GTGCGGCCTCAACCACGGTGATCTCGCTGCGATATACTCGTTGAATTACGTCTAGTCGTTTCTCGTCTTTCATTGTCAGGGTTGTCATCCTTCCACCCTGACATAATTACGTTGCCGTTAACCCCTGACATAATCACCTTGCTACAACAAATGTTTCATGAATCGCTTGACAGATTCCCGGCGGGTCGAATAAGTAAGGATGAATCGTGAAATTAAATAAGGAGGTAACGAAGGATGGCTCTAACATTATGGAAAGAATATAAGACCGTCAAAGTGGAAAAAGAGGATGGCACGACATGGGTGACGCTCAATCGCCCCGAGAAGCGTAACGCCATGAATCCGCAACTGCACTACGACATGCTCGAAGCGTTGACTGAGCTGGAAGTCGACAAGGAAACCCAGGTGCTGGTGCTCACCGGCGCGGGGCCGAGCTGGTGCGCGGGGCAAGACTTGCGCGAATATTTTCGCGGCACCGACAACAATGCATTGGAGCGGCGCAAGGCGAGCTGGGCGTCGCAGGAATGGCGCTGGCGCCGGCTGTTCTGGTTCCCCAAGCCGACCATCGCTATGGTAAACGGCTTTTGCTTTGGCGGCGCCTTCACACCGCTGATCGCTTGCGATTTCGCCATCGCGGCCGAAGATGCCACCTTTGGTTTGAGCGAAGTGAACTGGGGTATTTTCCCCGGCGGATTGGTCAGCCGTGTGCTGGCCGATGCGATGAGTTACCGCGACGCCATGTGGTGTATCATGACTGGCGATCCGTTCGACGGCAAAAAAGCCGCTGAAATGAAGTTGATCAATTACGCTGTGCCGAAAGAAAAGCTCCGCGCCGAGACCATGGCGCTTGCCGATAAGCTGAAAAAGAAAAATCCCGCGGTGTTGCGCGCCGCCAAGGAAGTCTACAAACACTGCCGCACCATGGACTACGGCCAGGCGGAAGAATACATGAGTGCCAAGGGCACCGCGCTGCGTCTCACCGATCCGGAAAAGGGCCGCGAGACCGGCATGGAACAGTTCCTAGACAAGAAGACTTATCGCCCGGGATTGGGCGAATATAACCGGAACGCGAAGTAAGCGTAGAAGTCAGAATTCAGGAGTCAGAATCCAGAAGTTAAGAGAAGAAGTCCGGATCATAGTTCTGGCTTCTGTATTCTGACTTCTGAATTCTGCTTCTGGTTTCTGACTGCTGACTTCTGAATTCTCTTTCGAATCGAACGATGGACTTCAATCTCCCCGAAGAGTTGCAACTGCTCAAAGACACGGTGCGCAAGTTCGTCGACCGTGAGCTGATTCCGCTGGAGCGCGAATGCCGGCCGGAAGGCGAGGATATGCCCGAGCAGTTCATCGCGCCGCTGCAGGAAAAAGCCAAGGCGATCGGTTTGTGGTTGCTCGACGTGCCGGAGGAATATGGCGGCGCGGGGCTCGATCTGATGAGCCGCTGTGTGATCATGGAAGAAGTGGCGCGCACCATCGCGATTCCATTTCGCTATGCGCCGATCTTCGGTCCCGAAGTGCGGCCGGTTTTGTTTCATTGCAACGAAGAGCAGAAAAAACGTTTCTTGCAGCCGGTGATCGATGGCAAAATCAAAGTTTGCTTCGCCCAGACCGAGCCGGATGCCGGGAGCGATCCGGCGGGCATGAAAACCCGCGCGGTCAAAGACGGCGATCACTACATCGTCAACGGCACGAAAAGATTTATCACCGGCGCCAAGAACGCCGACTACGCCCAGGTTATTGCCATCACCGATCCGGTCAAAGGCGCGCGCGGCGGCGTCAGCTGTTTCATGGTGAGCATGAAGGCGCCCGGCGTGACCCTGGAAAAATTGTGGCCGACGATGATGGGCGACACGCCGGGGCAGATTCATTTCGAAAACGTCCGGGTGGCGGCGGCCGATATGATCGGCGGCGAAGGCCAAGGCTTTTCCATCGCGCAAAAATGGATCGAAGAAGGGCGCGTGCGCGGCCATGGCGCGCGGCCGGTGGGTATTGCGTCGCGCGCCCTCGACATGATGATCGAATATTCCAAAGTGCGCACCACCTTCGGCCAACCCTTGTCCAACCGCCAGGCGATTCAGTTCATGATCGCCGACTCGGCGATGGAGCTGCACGCCTGCCGCTTGATGGTTTACGAGTGCGCCTGGCGCCACGACCGCGGCGAAGATATTCGCCAGCTGTCTTATATGACGAAAATTCAATGCGCCGAGATGGCCAGCCGCGTGGTTGATCGGTCGATTCAAGTGCACGGCGGTCTAGGGCTCATGCGCGAACTGCCGTTGGAATGGTGGTACCGCCAAGTGCGCAGCCTGCGTATCACCGAAGGGACGCCGGAAGTTTTACGGTGGCGGCTGGCGGAACATATTATTAGAAATCACAAGTGAGAGAGAAGAATGGGGTGATGGGTCCGGAAAAACCCCAATACTCCAGATAGACTTTCCATGAGCGATAACAACCAAGCAACAAGTCTTCTCTCCGGCTACCGCGTGCTCGACTTGAGTTCGTCCATGGGGTCGTTTTGCGGCAAGGCGCTGCACGATCTCGGCATGGATGTGATCAAGATCGAAGCGCCGGGCGGCGATGCTGGGCGGCTGGAACCGCCCTTCGCCAACGGTCATGCGCATCGCGAAGGCAGCTTGCGCTTCGCTTATCTCAACGGCGGCAAGAAAAGCCTGACACTCGATATCACCAAAGATCGCGGCCGCAAGATATTCTTCGACCTGGTCGCCAAGACCGATATCTTGCTCGAAACTTTCGAGCCTGGCTATTTGGCGGCGCACAATCTCGGCTACGAACAGCTGCTGGAAAAACAGCGCAAGTTGATTTTGGTTTCCCTCAGCGGATTCGGCCAAGATGGTCCCTACGCCCATTACAAAGCGCCGGACATCGTCGGCAGCGCCATGGGCGCGCTGCTCTACATCAGCGGCGATCCCAAGATGACGCCGTGCAATCCGCCGGAGACGCAGGCTTATTATTACGCCAGTTTGATGGCGTGCTACGGTACCATGCTGGCGCTGTGGCAGCGCGAAATGCGCGGCATCGGCGCGTGGATCGATACGTCGATGCAGGCCAGCATGGCGCTGCACGAACATGTGGCTTTTAATTTTTCTTCCGACGGCCGGGTGATGAAGCGCGCCGGCAGCCAGCACCAGCACAACGCGCCGGCGAATTTGTTCCAGTGCAAAAACGGCTGGATCGCGCTGTTCGTTACGCAAACTCATTGGCCGCTGCTGCTCAAAGTCTGGTCGGATCACGATCCGGCGCTGGACGATCCTAAATGGGTCAACAGCAATCTGCGGCGCCAACAGGCGGACTATATCAACTCGGAAGTGACGTCGTTCACCATGCGCTTCAACAAAGAGGATCTCGCCGAGCTGATGCAGAAGCATGGCATCCCCGGTCTGCCGGTGAACTCGCCGTCGGATTTCATGAAGGACCCACATATTCAAGCGCGCGGTTTTTTCAGCCCGGTCACCCATCCGGTGCTCGGCACCTTCGACGCGCCGGGCAACTTTTTCATGGTCGACGGCAAACGCACCGGCCCGTCGCCGGCGCCGTTGGTGGGGCAGCATAATCATGAAGTGCTGTGCGGCGAACTCGGCATGAGCACCGACGATCTTGCGGCGCTGACGGCTGAGGGAGTGATTTGAAGAATTCCAGATTACAAATTCCAGATTCCAGATTGGTTCGGAATGGAAATCTGTAATTTTGAATTTGGAATCTGGAATTTAGAATTGACACCATGTCCACTACCAACGAGATATTGAAGGGCGTCCGCATCCTGGCTTTCACCACCGGCTACGCCGGCCCGTACGCCGGCCGCTTGCTGGCCAATTATGGCGCGGAGGTGATCAAGATCGAGTCGCGTAAAGGTGGCCTGGATACCTTTCGCCATTACGGCCAGCACAAAGACATCGACGAGGCGCCGCGTTTTATCGAGTGCAATCTCGGCGTGCGCTCGCTGTCCATCGATTTGAAAAATCCGATTGGCGTGAAGCTGATTCGCGAGCTTGCCGGCAAATCCGATGCGATCTTGCAGAATTTTCGTCCGAGGGTATTGGATAAATTGGGTTTGGGCGACGACGAGCTGCGCAAAGTTAATCCAAAGCTTGTGATTTTGAAGCTGCCGGGCTTTGGCACGGAAGGGCCTAAGAGCAGCTACGGCACTTGGGGTTTCAACCTCACCGCCTTTTCCGGCATCACCTATCTGTGGAATCATCCCGAACAAGATCGGCCGATCGGCAGTCAGGGCGTTTATCCCGATCATTTGGGATTTGTCTTGGGACCGACCCTGATGATCGCCGCGCTGCTCAACAGCCGGCGCAGCGGCAAAGGCGTGACCATCGACCTGGCGCAGATCGAAGGCACCGCGGCGGTTCTTGGCACGACTTATTTAGAAACTTCGGTGAACGGCAGCGATCCCAAGCCTCAGGGCAATCATTACGCGTTGGCCGCGCCCCACGGCGTCTACCGATGCCAAGGGGAAGATCGCTGGTGCGTGATCTCGGTGCGCGACGATGACGAGTGGCGCGCTTTCTGCCGGGTTATTGGCCGTGGCGAATTAGTCAGCGACGGGCGCTTTACCGATCTGCAACTGCGCTTGAAGAATCGATCAGCATTAGATGAGATTGTTGTGGAATGGACCGGCGCGCGCGCCGCGGAAGAAGTCATGACTCGCTGCCAAACCGCCGGTGTGCCCGCCAGCGTGGTGCAGACCGGCGCCGATTTGCTCAATGACCCCCAGCTGCGCCATCGCAATTATTTTTCGCCGTTTACGGAATCGCTGATCGGCCCCTTCGAAATCCCGCGCAGCGGCTTCATGATTCGCGGCATGGCCGAAGAGCCGCTCCGTTTGCCGGCCCGTTTGGGCGCCGACAACGATGCCATCCTGGGCGGATTGCTAGGCTACGATAGCGCCACCATCGACCAGTGGCGTAAAGATGAAGTGCTGACTTAAGCTCCGCGCCCAGTGAGTGCCGGTCGAGCGCGAGGAGTACATGGGAAAAACTATTGCTCGATGTTCGCTGCTGCTAATTCTCGCTCTGTCGGCGGCCCTCGCTGAAGCCCAAGAAACCGTTAAACTCCGTGCCAGTGTCGTCGCTAAAACCTTCGGCTTCGGTCCCCTTTGGGTGGCCTCGCGGCAAGGGTTTTTCACGCAACAAAAACTCGACGTGGAAGTCTTGCTGATTCGCGGTTCGGATGTGTCGACGCAGGCGTTGGCTGGCGGCTCACTGCAAGTTTCCGGCGCGTCTTCCGACGCGCCCATCGCCGCCTTCGACCGTGGCTTGGACATGATCATCGTCGGCGGGATTATCAACGGCCTGAGTCAGTCGATCATGGCCGGCAAGAATTATAAAACCTACGACGATTTGCGCGGCGCGACGCTCGGCGCCAACAGTTTGACCGCCGGCACCGCCTTCGCGTTTCGCCGCGTGCTCAAAGCCAAGGGCCTCGAATTCAACCGGGATTACAAGCTGATCAACGTCGGCGGCACGCCCCAGGCGTTGGCCGCGCTGGCGTCGGGTCAGATCGCCGCGGCGCCGTTGTCGCTGCCGGTCAATTACGTCGCCGAGGAGCAGGGCTTCAACACCATCGGCCGGTTTATCGATGTGATTCCCCATTACCAGCTGTCGGTTTACTCGGTGCTCCGCCCCTGGGCGGAAAAAAATCGTCCGGTCCTGGTGCGCTTCATGAAAGCGATTGTGTTGGCCTGCCGCTGGATATATAGCAACAAGGACGCGGCGGCGGATCTGCTCGCCAAGGAGATGGGTTTGAAGCGCGACTACGCCCGCAAGGGCTGGGATTTTTACACCGAGAAGGGGCTGTGGCATCCGACGGCGGACGTGACGCTGGATGGGCTCGGCATTGTCGCGCAAATCTACGCCGAGCAGAATCAGCTAAAGAGCGTGCCCAATCCGGCGAAGTTCGTCGACCAGAGTTTTTTGCGTGATGCTTTGAAAGAACTGGCAGCGCGCTAGGCAAGATCATTTTTGAAAGGCAGCGAAGGTGCAG is part of the Deltaproteobacteria bacterium genome and harbors:
- a CDS encoding CoA transferase produces the protein MSTTNEILKGVRILAFTTGYAGPYAGRLLANYGAEVIKIESRKGGLDTFRHYGQHKDIDEAPRFIECNLGVRSLSIDLKNPIGVKLIRELAGKSDAILQNFRPRVLDKLGLGDDELRKVNPKLVILKLPGFGTEGPKSSYGTWGFNLTAFSGITYLWNHPEQDRPIGSQGVYPDHLGFVLGPTLMIAALLNSRRSGKGVTIDLAQIEGTAAVLGTTYLETSVNGSDPKPQGNHYALAAPHGVYRCQGEDRWCVISVRDDDEWRAFCRVIGRGELVSDGRFTDLQLRLKNRSALDEIVVEWTGARAAEEVMTRCQTAGVPASVVQTGADLLNDPQLRHRNYFSPFTESLIGPFEIPRSGFMIRGMAEEPLRLPARLGADNDAILGGLLGYDSATIDQWRKDEVLT
- a CDS encoding CoA transferase, whose amino-acid sequence is MSDNNQATSLLSGYRVLDLSSSMGSFCGKALHDLGMDVIKIEAPGGDAGRLEPPFANGHAHREGSLRFAYLNGGKKSLTLDITKDRGRKIFFDLVAKTDILLETFEPGYLAAHNLGYEQLLEKQRKLILVSLSGFGQDGPYAHYKAPDIVGSAMGALLYISGDPKMTPCNPPETQAYYYASLMACYGTMLALWQREMRGIGAWIDTSMQASMALHEHVAFNFSSDGRVMKRAGSQHQHNAPANLFQCKNGWIALFVTQTHWPLLLKVWSDHDPALDDPKWVNSNLRRQQADYINSEVTSFTMRFNKEDLAELMQKHGIPGLPVNSPSDFMKDPHIQARGFFSPVTHPVLGTFDAPGNFFMVDGKRTGPSPAPLVGQHNHEVLCGELGMSTDDLAALTAEGVI
- a CDS encoding p-hydroxycinnamoyl CoA hydratase/lyase, with the protein product MALTLWKEYKTVKVEKEDGTTWVTLNRPEKRNAMNPQLHYDMLEALTELEVDKETQVLVLTGAGPSWCAGQDLREYFRGTDNNALERRKASWASQEWRWRRLFWFPKPTIAMVNGFCFGGAFTPLIACDFAIAAEDATFGLSEVNWGIFPGGLVSRVLADAMSYRDAMWCIMTGDPFDGKKAAEMKLINYAVPKEKLRAETMALADKLKKKNPAVLRAAKEVYKHCRTMDYGQAEEYMSAKGTALRLTDPEKGRETGMEQFLDKKTYRPGLGEYNRNAK
- a CDS encoding ABC transporter substrate-binding protein, which codes for MGKTIARCSLLLILALSAALAEAQETVKLRASVVAKTFGFGPLWVASRQGFFTQQKLDVEVLLIRGSDVSTQALAGGSLQVSGASSDAPIAAFDRGLDMIIVGGIINGLSQSIMAGKNYKTYDDLRGATLGANSLTAGTAFAFRRVLKAKGLEFNRDYKLINVGGTPQALAALASGQIAAAPLSLPVNYVAEEQGFNTIGRFIDVIPHYQLSVYSVLRPWAEKNRPVLVRFMKAIVLACRWIYSNKDAAADLLAKEMGLKRDYARKGWDFYTEKGLWHPTADVTLDGLGIVAQIYAEQNQLKSVPNPAKFVDQSFLRDALKELAAR
- a CDS encoding acyl-CoA dehydrogenase → MDFNLPEELQLLKDTVRKFVDRELIPLERECRPEGEDMPEQFIAPLQEKAKAIGLWLLDVPEEYGGAGLDLMSRCVIMEEVARTIAIPFRYAPIFGPEVRPVLFHCNEEQKKRFLQPVIDGKIKVCFAQTEPDAGSDPAGMKTRAVKDGDHYIVNGTKRFITGAKNADYAQVIAITDPVKGARGGVSCFMVSMKAPGVTLEKLWPTMMGDTPGQIHFENVRVAAADMIGGEGQGFSIAQKWIEEGRVRGHGARPVGIASRALDMMIEYSKVRTTFGQPLSNRQAIQFMIADSAMELHACRLMVYECAWRHDRGEDIRQLSYMTKIQCAEMASRVVDRSIQVHGGLGLMRELPLEWWYRQVRSLRITEGTPEVLRWRLAEHIIRNHK